The following nucleotide sequence is from Podospora bellae-mahoneyi strain CBS 112042 chromosome 1 map unlocalized CBS112042p_1, whole genome shotgun sequence.
AACGGTATCACCACCGATGATTCGACCCAGAACACATCGACAACAGGGCCGACTTCGGCACTGGAGAGTCAAGAAAGGGAGTTCAAAGAGCTTGGATGTGTTGAAATGATGGACAGCCTGACGAGGCGGTTGGTCAAATGGCAGCAAGAATATGCTGTATAGTTTTATGGGAGGCTGGAAGAAAAGGCTTTACTCAGGGGGAGCATATCATTATCTCTTTTGTATTTTGCATTGGCGGCGTTGGCTggagggtttgttttgtttgggtCAGGGGGGTGGGTAATCTTTTATTGGCATATTTTGGCACTGGTACCGGGCGTAGGCACCACGAGCGCAGAAACCAGTCACTGATGGCGCAGGAAACTTTTTGGTCATCTTTACATTCTCGAAAAGCAGAGCTTTGCTGTTCTCATTTGTTTTCTCTGCTCAACTACTTCGGCAGGACACTTTAGCAATACCCCTTGCTGCGGACATCTTGGATTCTTTGAGGGAGGTCGGCTgggtgggtttttttttttttggttttgggaaaGGACTGTGTATCTAGGGTGGTGGTTCATAGTGTACAAAAGAAGTTTCGAGGAAGAATTGATATCCATCATCGAACATGTGTTGATGAGTAGTCTGTAAATATGATTGTATCCGTGCATTGACCCCTTTACGTGCTCCATCGGCATCAAAAATCGAAGGGCTTGGCATCTCATGGACCTCTCTCATCAACTGCATGTAAATCCCAACGATACCAACTCGCAGCCATTCTGCACATAGTAAGTGTTGTTTTGAGGACTCCAGCTGTCGATATTGAGAGACCAGTCAGCTCACACAACAACAggtctttcttttccttcatTATCGACTCACAGCCCTCTCACCATGCCCCGGATCAGTCCCCGGGCCGCCGTGAGGGCAGCCTCCAAGGCGACCTCTGAGCTATCTCAGTCCACACCCAACCCCATAACCCCAATATCCACCATGATCAACCAGCGGGCCATCCCCTCCGATGCCAGCGAAGAGCTCGCGGCATTCAGATCAAAAGCTCCAAAGCCAAAACCAGAACAACCCCCACCAGTCTCAACCCGTTACCCTCATCAAAAACCACATCGTGGTCATGGACCCGCttcacagcaacaacaacaacaacaacaagcacgACCAAAGAAGGAACCCATCCCCATCGATTTTACGGGCTTTGTTCCTAGGGATAAATTCGAAATCTCCACCTCGCTCCCCCGATCCTACTTTCTGGGCCATCACAGCGCCGCCCTCAACAAAATGCGCCAGTCCCTCTCCAACGTgggcctcatcctcgagcttcGAGACTTCCGGGTCCCAATCTCCTCTTGGAACCCGGTATTGGAAGAATCGctatcctccacctccgccggTGTCCCGAGATCACGGATTATCGTCTATACCAAACGGGACCTCGCCCCCCCAGCGCAAATGACTCCCGACGGGCGACCAGTGCCGGGCACGCAACCACCGGGGAATGTCGTTCGGGTTTTGAGGACCTTTCACAGGCCGCCGAGGGTGAATAATGTAAAGGACATCATTTTCTTGGGTATGGGGCCTCATGGAGCGTCTTTGCAGCCGTTGCTGGACGGGATAAGGGATGTCGCACGGGAGATGGACTCCCTCACTGGgctgagggtgatggtggtggggatgccGAACGCGGGCAAGTCCACCCTGCTCAACAGACTCAGGAGTCACAGTCTACATTTGGGCAAGGCGGCCAAGACGGGGGCGCAACCTGGCGTGACGAGAAAGTTGGGAACGCCGGTTAGGATTCTTCCCGGGGAGGACTCGGGCGATCCGGAGAGCAtggggctgggggagggggttttcATCGTCGACACGCCGGGTGTGTTTGTGCCGTACGTTTCCGAGCCGGAGGCCATGTTGAagctggcgctggtgggGTGTGTGAAGGACGGGATCATTCCTGCTGTTACTGTGGCTGACTACCTCTTGTATCGGTTAAACCTGGTCCGGGAGACGACATACCTGCAaaggtttgggatggggaggccGACGAATGATGTGCATCAGTTTTtgagggcggcggcaagACGAACGGGGAAGTtgaggaagggaggagatgagagTATGGAACATGCGGCCGACTGGGTTATTCAGGagtggaggaaggggaatctggggaggttgttgctTGACGAGGTGACTCCCAAGAAactggaggaggcgatggagcGGGCGAGGGAGCCGAGTCTGAGTATGAAccaggcgaggaagagggagaaggtggcaaggaaggagaggaatgAGGCTAAGagggctgggggtggggagagtGCTTGAGGGGTGTGTAGAACGATGAGTTATTGTACGTTTTTGTATACTAGGTGAGTGGGTTTCCACTATGGGAACATGCAAAACGATTCTTCGCGTGAAAAGATAATGTCCAAAAGTGACGTTCCCATATGCAGTTTATCTATGCCTCTCTCTATATGCAGCCCACCAGATGATCTAT
It contains:
- the mtg1 gene encoding Mitochondrial GTPase 1 (BUSCO:EOG09262WHU; COG:S; EggNog:ENOG503NXC2); translation: MPRISPRAAVRAASKATSELSQSTPNPITPISTMINQRAIPSDASEELAAFRSKAPKPKPEQPPPVSTRYPHQKPHRGHGPASQQQQQQQQARPKKEPIPIDFTGFVPRDKFEISTSLPRSYFLGHHSAALNKMRQSLSNVGLILELRDFRVPISSWNPVLEESLSSTSAGVPRSRIIVYTKRDLAPPAQMTPDGRPVPGTQPPGNVVRVLRTFHRPPRVNNVKDIIFLGMGPHGASLQPLLDGIRDVAREMDSLTGLRVMVVGMPNAGKSTLLNRLRSHSLHLGKAAKTGAQPGVTRKLGTPVRILPGEDSGDPESMGLGEGVFIVDTPGVFVPYVSEPEAMLKLALVGCVKDGIIPAVTVADYLLYRLNLVRETTYLQRFGMGRPTNDVHQFLRAAARRTGKLRKGGDESMEHAADWVIQEWRKGNLGRLLLDEVTPKKLEEAMERAREPSLSMNQARKREKVARKERNEAKRAGGGESA